From one Lolium rigidum isolate FL_2022 chromosome 4, APGP_CSIRO_Lrig_0.1, whole genome shotgun sequence genomic stretch:
- the LOC124649942 gene encoding cytochrome P450 86B1-like isoform X2 yields the protein MTWNEVNFSSSTCNNLPMLGRRLYQLPELHTVEVLVAVSIFVVIHSLRQRRSLGLPSWPVVGMLPSLLLGVRGDMYEWITGVLKSRGGTFTFRGPLFTNLHCVVTADPRNLEHLLKTKFGNFPKGPYFRDTVRDLLGDGIFGADDEVWRAQRKAASLEFHSAEFRALTASSLVELVHRRLLPVLAETEAAGAAVDLQDVLLRLTFDNVCMIAFGVDPGCLQKGLPEIPFARAFEDATEATIVRFVTPTAVWRGMRALGVGHERVLRRSLAGVDEFAYDVIRKRREELAAAAAGREDAAAGLRRADLLTIFTKMRDADGEAVYSDRFLRDICVNFILAGRDTSSVALAWFFWLLSKNPGVEAKILEEVEGIVAARASCGEVEEELVFQPEEVKRMEYLHAALSEALRLYPSVPVDHKEVVEDEVFPDGTVLKKGTKVIYAMYSMGRMESIWGEDCREYRPERWLRDGRFLGESAYKFTAFNGGPRLCLGKDFAYYQMKFVAASLLRRYRVNVVEGHPVTPKMALTLFMKHGLKVTLDKRDKAKL from the exons atgacgtggaatgaggtgaatt TTTCTTCATCAACTTGTAATAATTTACCTATGTTGGGCAGAAGATTGTA CCAGCTCCCGGAGCTGCATACGGTGGAGGTGCTCGTGGCAGTGTCCATCTTCGTGGTGATCCACTCGCTGCGGCAGCGGCGCTCGCTGGGCCTCCCGTCGTGGCCGGTGGTCGGCATGCTCCCGTCCCTCCTCCTCGGCGTCCGGGGCGACATGTACGAGTGGATCACGGGCGTCCTCAAGTCCCGCGGCGGCACGTTCACGTTCCGCGGGCCGTTGTTCACCAACCTGCACTGCGTGGTCACCGCCGACCCGCGCAACCTGGAGCACCTCCTCAAGACCAAGTTCGGCAACTTCCCCAAGGGCCCCTACTTCCGCGACACCGTGCGCGACCTGCTCGGCGACGGCATCTTCGGCGCCGACGACGAGGTGTGGCGGGCGCAGCGCAAGGCGGCCAGCCTCGAGTTCCACTCCGCCGAGTTCCGCGCGCTCACGGCGAGCTCGCTGGTGGAGCTCGTGCACCGGCGGCTACTCCCCGTGCTAGCCGAGACTGAGGCGGCCGGCGCCGCCGTGGACCTACAGGACGTGCTCCTCCGCCTCACCTTCGACAACGTGTGCATGATCGCCTTCGGCGTCGACCCCGGGTGCTTGCAGAAGGGCCTCCCGGAGATCCCGTTCGCGCGCGCGTTCGAGGACGCCACGGAGGCCACCATCGTGCGCTTCGTCACGCCCACCGCGGTGTGGCGCGGGATGCGCGCGCTCGGCGTCGGGCACGAGCGCGTGCTCCGGCGCTCGCTGGCCGGCGTCGACGAGTTCGCGTACGACGTGATCAGGAAGCGCAGGgaggagctcgccgccgccgcggctggccgcgaggatgccgccgccgggCTCAGGCGTGCAGACCTGCTGACCATCTTCACCAAGATGCGCGACGCCGACGGCGAAGCCGTCTACTCGGACAGGTTCCTCCGCGACATCTGCGTCAACTTCATCCTGGCCGGCCGCGACACGTCGTCGGTGGCGCTCGCGTGGTTCTTCTGGCTGCTCAGCAAGAACCCCGGCGTGGAGGCCAAGATCCTGGAGGAGGTCGAGGGCATCGTCGCCGCGCGGGCAAGCTgcggggaggtggaggaggagctggTGTTCCAGCCGGAGGAGGTGAAGCGGATGGAGTACCTCCACGCCGCGCTCTCCGAGGCGCTCCGGCTCTACCCCTCCGTCCCCGTCGACCACAAGGAG GTTGTGGAGGACGAGGTGTTCCCTGACGGCACGGTGCTGAAGAAGGGCACCAAGGTGATCTACGCCATGTACTCCATGGGGAGGATGGAGAGCATCTGGGGGGAGGACTGCAGGGAGTACAGGCCCGAGCGGTGGCTCAGGGACGGCCGCTTCCTCGGCGAGTCCGCCTACAAGTTCACCGCCTTCAACGGTGGCCCGCGCCTGTGCCTCGGCAAGGACTTCGCCTACTACCAGATGAAGTTCGTCGCTGCCTCCCTCCTCCGCCGCTACCGTGTCAACGTCGTCGAGGGCCACCCGGTGACGCCCAAGATGGCGCTCACGCTCTTCATGAAGCATGGCCTCAAGGTGACTCTGGACAAGAGGGACAAGGCCAAACTCTGA
- the LOC124649942 gene encoding cytochrome P450 86B1-like isoform X1, which translates to MGTMDAPVSSGMHNATTAAFLGSSGLASQLPELHTVEVLVAVSIFVVIHSLRQRRSLGLPSWPVVGMLPSLLLGVRGDMYEWITGVLKSRGGTFTFRGPLFTNLHCVVTADPRNLEHLLKTKFGNFPKGPYFRDTVRDLLGDGIFGADDEVWRAQRKAASLEFHSAEFRALTASSLVELVHRRLLPVLAETEAAGAAVDLQDVLLRLTFDNVCMIAFGVDPGCLQKGLPEIPFARAFEDATEATIVRFVTPTAVWRGMRALGVGHERVLRRSLAGVDEFAYDVIRKRREELAAAAAGREDAAAGLRRADLLTIFTKMRDADGEAVYSDRFLRDICVNFILAGRDTSSVALAWFFWLLSKNPGVEAKILEEVEGIVAARASCGEVEEELVFQPEEVKRMEYLHAALSEALRLYPSVPVDHKEVVEDEVFPDGTVLKKGTKVIYAMYSMGRMESIWGEDCREYRPERWLRDGRFLGESAYKFTAFNGGPRLCLGKDFAYYQMKFVAASLLRRYRVNVVEGHPVTPKMALTLFMKHGLKVTLDKRDKAKL; encoded by the exons ATGGGCACCATGGACGCGCCAGTCTCGAGCGGCATGCATAACGCCACCACTGCTGCGTTTCTCGGCTCCAGCGGCCTCGCCAGCCAGCTCCCGGAGCTGCATACGGTGGAGGTGCTCGTGGCAGTGTCCATCTTCGTGGTGATCCACTCGCTGCGGCAGCGGCGCTCGCTGGGCCTCCCGTCGTGGCCGGTGGTCGGCATGCTCCCGTCCCTCCTCCTCGGCGTCCGGGGCGACATGTACGAGTGGATCACGGGCGTCCTCAAGTCCCGCGGCGGCACGTTCACGTTCCGCGGGCCGTTGTTCACCAACCTGCACTGCGTGGTCACCGCCGACCCGCGCAACCTGGAGCACCTCCTCAAGACCAAGTTCGGCAACTTCCCCAAGGGCCCCTACTTCCGCGACACCGTGCGCGACCTGCTCGGCGACGGCATCTTCGGCGCCGACGACGAGGTGTGGCGGGCGCAGCGCAAGGCGGCCAGCCTCGAGTTCCACTCCGCCGAGTTCCGCGCGCTCACGGCGAGCTCGCTGGTGGAGCTCGTGCACCGGCGGCTACTCCCCGTGCTAGCCGAGACTGAGGCGGCCGGCGCCGCCGTGGACCTACAGGACGTGCTCCTCCGCCTCACCTTCGACAACGTGTGCATGATCGCCTTCGGCGTCGACCCCGGGTGCTTGCAGAAGGGCCTCCCGGAGATCCCGTTCGCGCGCGCGTTCGAGGACGCCACGGAGGCCACCATCGTGCGCTTCGTCACGCCCACCGCGGTGTGGCGCGGGATGCGCGCGCTCGGCGTCGGGCACGAGCGCGTGCTCCGGCGCTCGCTGGCCGGCGTCGACGAGTTCGCGTACGACGTGATCAGGAAGCGCAGGgaggagctcgccgccgccgcggctggccgcgaggatgccgccgccgggCTCAGGCGTGCAGACCTGCTGACCATCTTCACCAAGATGCGCGACGCCGACGGCGAAGCCGTCTACTCGGACAGGTTCCTCCGCGACATCTGCGTCAACTTCATCCTGGCCGGCCGCGACACGTCGTCGGTGGCGCTCGCGTGGTTCTTCTGGCTGCTCAGCAAGAACCCCGGCGTGGAGGCCAAGATCCTGGAGGAGGTCGAGGGCATCGTCGCCGCGCGGGCAAGCTgcggggaggtggaggaggagctggTGTTCCAGCCGGAGGAGGTGAAGCGGATGGAGTACCTCCACGCCGCGCTCTCCGAGGCGCTCCGGCTCTACCCCTCCGTCCCCGTCGACCACAAGGAG GTTGTGGAGGACGAGGTGTTCCCTGACGGCACGGTGCTGAAGAAGGGCACCAAGGTGATCTACGCCATGTACTCCATGGGGAGGATGGAGAGCATCTGGGGGGAGGACTGCAGGGAGTACAGGCCCGAGCGGTGGCTCAGGGACGGCCGCTTCCTCGGCGAGTCCGCCTACAAGTTCACCGCCTTCAACGGTGGCCCGCGCCTGTGCCTCGGCAAGGACTTCGCCTACTACCAGATGAAGTTCGTCGCTGCCTCCCTCCTCCGCCGCTACCGTGTCAACGTCGTCGAGGGCCACCCGGTGACGCCCAAGATGGCGCTCACGCTCTTCATGAAGCATGGCCTCAAGGTGACTCTGGACAAGAGGGACAAGGCCAAACTCTGA
- the LOC124705644 gene encoding uncharacterized protein YpgQ-like, translating to MAAAAANPAAVRRAEEVVEREMSGRDASHDAAHALRVRDLALSLAAEQGLSSPDRLLIVELAALLHDVGDYKYTKDNAEDMSIVERFLEEVGLEEGQREEIVAIITGMGFKNEVSKKLNAEPTLEFAIVQDADRLDAIGAIGVARCFTYGGSKNSALHDPKVLPRDNLSKEKYMSKEEKQTSINHFHEKLFKLKDMMKTEAGKRRAEKRHKFMENFVSEFYEEWSGRA from the exons atggcggcggcggcggcgaatccAGCGGCGGTGCGGCGCGCCGAGGAGGTAGTGGAGAGGGAGATGAGCGGGCGCGACGCCTCCCACGACGCCGCTCACGCGCTCCGCGTTCGGGACCTcgcgctctccctcgccgccgagcAGGGCCTCTCCTCCCCCGACCGCCTCCTCATC GTGGAACTGGCGGCCCTCCTGCACGACGTCG GAGATTACAAGTACACCAA GGATAATGCGGAGGATATGAGCATCGTCGAGCGGTTTCTTGAAGAGGTGGGATTGGAGGAGGGACAGAGGGAGGAAATTGTGGCCATCATTACAGGGATGG GATTCAAAAATGAGGTTTCAAAGAAGCTTAATGCTGAGCCCACTCTTGAGTTTGCAATTGTGCAAGATGCAGATCGTCTGGATGCAATTGGTGCGATTG GTGTTGCAAGATGTTTTACATATGGAGGGAGCAAGAACAGTGCATTGCATGATCCTAAAGTACTTCCACGTGATAATCTGTCAAAGGAAAAGTACATGTCCAAGGAGGAGAAACAAACGTCAATCAATCATTTCCATGAGAAGCTCTTTAAGTTGAAGGACATGATGAAGACAGAG GCTGGGAAAAGGAGAGCGGAGAAAAGGCACAAGTTCATGGAAAATTTTGTGTCTGAATTCTATGAAGAGTGGAGTGGCAGGGCTTGA